A stretch of the Bombus affinis isolate iyBomAffi1 unplaced genomic scaffold, iyBomAffi1.2 ctg00000080.1, whole genome shotgun sequence genome encodes the following:
- the LOC126927210 gene encoding CREB-binding protein-like — MARERHYEFFSLRRAKFSSMSMLYELHNQGQDKFVYTCNNCKSHVETRYHCTVCDDFDLCISCKEKDGHPHHMEKLGLDLDDGSSPADAKQANPQEARKLSIQRCIQSLVHACQCRDANCRLTSCQKMKRVVTHTKVCKRKTNGGCPICKQLIALCCYHAKHCQETKCLVPFCSNIKHKLKQQQLQQRLQQAQLLRRRMAAMNSRPTGPVGAMQSGQQSSNVTMTTGVAMKPGVSPTNLPSPHQPGIGLKPETQTPPAHVLQVVKQVQEEAARQQVPHGYGKVTPGGGVGAGVGVGGQTGGVMPPPPMQRPMPVQMPNPGGTHLIPMDQWTARYQPSALMQQNPGLRQQTPQQLMQQQQQHQGLPAIAMGGQMPRQAGVLGGPVNQVGPQTQSNMHKHVLQQLMQTLKNPHTPEQQNQILQILKSNPPIMAAFIKQRALALNQQQSGQYGGGVGGPLGPNQPQQQPALQHIMSQQQQQHHHHHHQQQQQQQGRMQIQAMLNQQQQQQQQQQQPVQQQPPQWYKQQMLVLQRHQHPSQQQQHPQQQQQQQQQQQQQFTQPPAPPYGQQRHIRPPLLGYGGFSEQGYGQPGLKPTPPPVPSPQGVMGPPGISVQQQLMQSVRSPPPIRSPQPNPSPRPVPSPRNQPVPSPRSGPVPSPHHHPPHGTPTHSPAHELGGPSEMMLSQLSGGTGAPTGHPGTMPHHPSPVPPPTSGTDSSEVTPMTPQDQLSKFVEGL; from the exons ATGGCTAGAGAAAGACATTATGAATTCTTTTCCTTAAGGCGCGCGAAATTTAGTTCTATGTCTATGCTATACGAATTGCACAATCAAGGTCAAGACAAGTTTGTCTATACTTGCAATAATTGTAAGAGCCATGTAGAAACAAGATATCATTGTACGGTTTGTGAT GATTTTGATCTGTGTATAAGCTGTAAAGAAAAAGACGGTCATCCTCATCATATGGAAAAACTTGGTTTAGATTTGGATGATGGTTCATCGCCGGCCGATGCTAAACAAGCTAATCCacag gagGCGCGTAAACTTTCAATTCAAAGATGTATTCAATCGTTGGTGCACGCGTGCCAATGTAGAGATGCTAACTGTCGTTTAACAAGTTGTCAAAAGATGAAGAGAGTAGTAACGCATACTAAAGTTTGCAAACGAAAAACGAACGGTGGCTGTCCAATCTGTAAACAATTAATAGCGTTGTGCTGTTATCATGCTAAACACTGCCAAGAGACTAAATGTCTTGTTCCATTCTGTTCGAACATCAAACATAAGCTGAAACAACAACAGCTTCAACAGCGGCTACAGCAAGCGCAGTTGTTAAG GAGACGAATGGCTGCAATGAATAGCAGACCCACAGGTCCAGTGGGAGCGATGCAATCCGGACAACAGAGTTCAAATGTTACTATGACCACAGGTGTTGCTATGAAACCAGGTGTCAGTCCTACCAATTTACCTTCGCCACATCAACCTGGAATAGGATTGAAACCTGAAACTCAAACGCCACCTGCTCACGTTCTCCAAGTTGTTAAGCAAGTACAAGAAGAAGCTGCACGGCAACAAGTACCGCATGGTTATGGTAAAGTAACGCCAGGTGGTGGAGTTGGTGCTGGAGTTGGCGTAGGAGGACAAACAGGTGGCGTAATGCCACCACCTCCTATGCAACGTCCAATGCCTGTACAAATGCCAAATCCTGGCGGTACACATCTTATTCCAATGGATCAATGGACAGCAAG GTATCAGCCAAGTGCACTGATGCAACAGAATCCTGGTTTGAGACAGCAAACGCCGCAACAGTTaatgcaacagcagcaacaacatcaAGGGCTGCCAGCAATAGCTATGGGAGGACAGATGCCTAGGCAAGCTGGAGTTCTCGGTGGTCCGGTTAATCAAGTTGGTCCTCAAACTCAAAGCAACATGCACAAGCATGTATTGCAGCAACTTATGCAAACTCTAAAGAATCCCCATACTCCTGAACAACAAAACCAAATACTTCAAATACTCAAAAGCAATCCACCGATTATGGCTGCTTTTATCAAACAACGG gcaCTCGCTCTAAATCAACAACAAAGTGGTCAATACGGTGGAGGAGTGGGCGGACCTTTGGGTCCTAATCAGCCGCAGCAACAACCTGCTCTGCAGCATATAATGtctcagcagcagcagcagcaccaccaccaccaccaccaacaacaacaacaacagcaaggcAGAATGCAAATACAGGCAATGCTAaatcaacagcagcaacaacagcagcaacagcagcaacctgTTCAACAGCAACCACCACAATGGTATAAACAGCAAATGCTAGTATTGCAAAGGCACCAGCACCCgtcgcagcagcaacaacacccgcagcagcagcaacagcagcagcaacaacaacaacaacaatttaCACAACCACCAGCACCGCCTTACGGTCAACAGCGACATATAAGGCCGCCCCTTCTCg GTTATGGTGGCTTTAGCGAACAAGGATACGGTCAACCTGGCTTAAAACCAACACCACCTCCGGTACCTTCTCCGCAAGGTGTGATGGGGCCTCCAGGGATTTCTGTACAGCAACAATTAATGCAGTCCGTTCGATCTCCACCGCCAATTCGTTCTCCTCAACCAAATCCTTCCCCACGACCGGTTCCTTCTCCACGTAATCAGCCAGTTCCTTCTCCTCGATCAGGGCCGGTGCCATCGCCTCATCACCATCCACCTCATGGTACACCAACACATTCACCGGCTCATGAACTCGGTGGGCCAAGTGAAATGATGCTTTCGCAGCTGAGTGGTGGAACTGGTGCACCGACTGGTCACCCGGGTACCATGCCACATCATCCATCTCCAGTTCCACCACCCACTAGTGGCACAGACTCGAGTGAAGTGACGCCCATGACGCCACAAGATCAACTTTCAAAATTTGTCGAAGGATTGTAG